The following DNA comes from Methanobrevibacter sp..
AGATAAAACATTCCCAACTCTTGACTGTTCAATGTGTATTTTAGCACCTAAAATGGTAGACTGTGCAAAACACGAAAACATCGAATTAATTTCCTACGCAGAAGTTAAAGAAGTAGACGGATACATCGGAAACTTCAATGTAAAAGTTGAGAAAAAAGCAAGATACGTTGATGAAGCTTTATGTACTGGATGTGGCCAATGTCAAGAAGCTTGTCCTATCGAAATACCTAACTACTACGACGAAGGTGTAGGTATGGTAAAAGCTGCTTACATTCCATTCCCTCAAGCTGTACCATTATGTGCAACTATCGATAAAGACTACTGTATCGAATGTAACTTATGTGTACAAGCATGTGGACCAGAAGCTATCGACCACAACCAACAACCTGAAATCATTGAATTAGAAGTTGGTACTATTGTAGCTGCTATCGGTTACGACCCATTCGATCCTTCCGGTATTTACCAATACGGATACGGACGTTTCTCAAACGTAATCACTGCTATGGAAATTGAAAGGATGATTAACGCATCAGGTCCTACTGGTGGACACGTTATCAAACCTTCCGACGGTATTGAACCTAAACGTGTAGCATTCATCCACTGTGTCGGTTCCAGAGATGAAACAATTGGTAAACCATACTGTTCCAGAGTATGTTGTATGTACTCCATGAAAAACGCTCAATTATGTATTGACCACGAACCTGATACCGAAGTAACTTGTTACTACATGGATATTCGTTCATTCGGTAAAGGATACGAAGAGTTCTACAAAACATCTCAAGAAAAATATGGTATTGAATTTATCAGAGGTAAACCTGCACAAATCTTCGAAAACGATGATTTAACCTTAACTATCAGAGCAGAAGATACTTTACTCGGTAAAGTAACTGAATACACTTACGATTTAGTTGTATTAAGTGTTGGTCTCGAACACTCTGCTGGATCTGACGAACTCAGACAAACCTTAGGTTTATCCAGATCTGCAGACGGATTCTACATGGAAGCTCACCCTAAACTCAGACCTGTTGACACCTTAACAGATG
Coding sequences within:
- a CDS encoding CoB--CoM heterodisulfide reductase iron-sulfur subunit A family protein yields the protein MAEEKRDNNEELRIGVYVCHCGVNIGGVVDCPEVAEYAKTLPNVVYATDYKYMCSDPGQAMIQEDIKEKNLNRIVVAACSPRLHEPTFRRCVEEAGLNKFLFEFANLREQDSWVHMNEPEAATEKAKDLTRMAVAKARLLEPLEATKVAVDNKALVIGGGVAGIQTALDLGDMGFKTYMVERNPTIGGRMGQLDKTFPTLDCSMCILAPKMVDCAKHENIELISYAEVKEVDGYIGNFNVKVEKKARYVDEALCTGCGQCQEACPIEIPNYYDEGVGMVKAAYIPFPQAVPLCATIDKDYCIECNLCVQACGPEAIDHNQQPEIIELEVGTIVAAIGYDPFDPSGIYQYGYGRFSNVITAMEIERMINASGPTGGHVIKPSDGIEPKRVAFIHCVGSRDETIGKPYCSRVCCMYSMKNAQLCIDHEPDTEVTCYYMDIRSFGKGYEEFYKTSQEKYGIEFIRGKPAQIFENDDLTLTIRAEDTLLGKVTEYTYDLVVLSVGLEHSAGSDELRQTLGLSRSADGFYMEAHPKLRPVDTLTDGVYIAGVAQGPKDIPDSVAQGSAAASRAAIPMAKGEVEIEPIIASNDETICGACQVCVELCPFDAISIATGVGGKEFAQINSALCKGCGTCVGACPSGAMNQQHFKTEQIMAQISAALEDIGK